A DNA window from Enoplosus armatus isolate fEnoArm2 chromosome 9, fEnoArm2.hap1, whole genome shotgun sequence contains the following coding sequences:
- the LOC139290832 gene encoding endothelin-2 produces MKQLEVEAGDGVPTTQRERTKRCACSSPLDSECHYFCHLDIIWVNTPSKTTVYGLGSPLSRRRRSTCRCTCANPDDQTCTSFCHHSPEITSTKRSVKRRQLNILSILRAVASRSKRALDAPDSGKSSEAQRKDAR; encoded by the exons ATGAAGCAGCTGGAAGTGGAGGCCGGTGACGGTGTCccaacaacacagagagagaggaccaaGCGCTGTGCCTGCAGCAGCCCGCTGGACTCCGAGTGCCACTACTTCTGCCACCTGGATATCATCTGGGTCAATACGCCCAG CAAGACAACAGTTTATGGTCTTGGCAGCCCTCTGTCCAGGCGCAGAAGGTCCACTTGCCGCTGTACCTGTGCCAACCCTGATGATCAAACCTGCACCAGCTTCTGCCATCACAG CCCTGAAATCACTTCCACGAAGAGATCTGTAAAGAGACGTCAACTCAACATACTCAGCATCCTAAG AGCTGTGGCCAGCAGGTCCAAGAGAGCTCTGGATGCACCAGATTCAGGCAAGTCTTCTGAGGCTCAGAGGAAGGACGCACGCTAG